TCGATCGAACCGACGGAGTTCGCCCGGGCGTTACTGGAGACGCGACGCTCCTCGGACGTGTTCGTGAAGTGGCCGATCAGGATCGTCGACGAGACGACCGTGGAGGCGACCTACGTGGGACACGAGGGCGGGTTCCGCGAGAAACTCGCAGCTCTGCCCGAGGCGATCGACGTCCGGATCGTCCGGACCGGCACGTCCTACCCCGACGCCGCCCAGTTGATGGAGAAACTGACCGACCGACAGCGGGAAATTTTCACCGTCGCAGTCGAGGAGGGGTACTACGCCGATCCGCGCCGGGTGACCCACCGGGAACTGGCCGACGAACTCGGCTGTTCGGCCGCCAACGTCGGCGAACACCTCCGGAAGATCGAGGCGACCGTGTTCCGCGAACTCCACGCTCTCGACGGGTACCCAGATCCCGAGTCCGGAACCGAGAGCCCGAATCAGTGAGACGGTGGACTCGTCGGGTTCGTCCCGCGGTCCCGGACGGCCCGGTACCGCTCGCCGGCCGCGTCGGGGGCGGCGATCGCCGCCCCTATCGGCTCAGAGAGCCACTCGTCGGTCGCGTAGCGGTCGTACACCGGCAGGCGCTCGCGGAGCGGGACGCCCGCGTGATCGGCGACCGCACGTAGTTCGTCCAGCCCCGGCCACTCGTACTCGGGATTGACGTGGTCGACGGTGACCGGCGACACGCCGCCGAGGTCGTCGATCCCGCAGTCGACCACCTCGCGGGCCGGCGCGAGGTTCGGCGGCACCTGCACGCTCACGCTCTCGGGCAGACAGTACCGGGCCATCGCGACCGTCCGCCGGAGCGTCTCCACGCTCGGGGACCCGCCGCGCCAGCGCTCGTTGTCCACGACCGGCTGGACGATCACCTCCTGCACGTGGCCGTGGCGTTCGTCCAGTTCCCGGATCGCCAGCAGCGACTCGGCCCGATCCGCCCAGTCCTCGCCGATGCCGACGAGAATGCCCGTCGTGAACGGGACGCCGAGTTCACCCGCCGTCTCGATCGTCCGGAGCCGCTGGCCAGGGTTCTTGGCGCGGGGGCCGCCGTGAGCCTGTACTTCGGCGGTGGTCTCTAGCATCACGCCCATCGAAGCGTTCAGGTCCGCGACCTCGGCCATCTGCTCGCGTGTCTGATCACCGGGATTGGCGTGGGGGAGCAGCCCTTCCTCCAGGGCGATCTC
This Halorientalis sp. IM1011 DNA region includes the following protein-coding sequences:
- a CDS encoding helix-turn-helix domain-containing protein, with amino-acid sequence MRHVTVRLSLDAPRFHPFVGEVLVEPAVTIRAIHRAELLDDGTLVALAEGRGDRDRFESLVRAADPVRECSLSGERTWYAYLSIEPTEFARALLETRRSSDVFVKWPIRIVDETTVEATYVGHEGGFREKLAALPEAIDVRIVRTGTSYPDAAQLMEKLTDRQREIFTVAVEEGYYADPRRVTHRELADELGCSAANVGEHLRKIEATVFRELHALDGYPDPESGTESPNQ
- the cofG gene encoding 7,8-didemethyl-8-hydroxy-5-deazariboflavin synthase subunit CofG, translating into MIPGTDEYGVDVTVAEDDIEQLRSVTPADVDPADHLSFCRNVFVPLTTACRYTCTYCTYYDPPGQADLMSPDEIRETVRRGADAGCTEALFTFGDDPDDRYGEIHDQLDEWGHDSIHSYLREACEIALEEGLLPHANPGDQTREQMAEVADLNASMGVMLETTAEVQAHGGPRAKNPGQRLRTIETAGELGVPFTTGILVGIGEDWADRAESLLAIRELDERHGHVQEVIVQPVVDNERWRGGSPSVETLRRTVAMARYCLPESVSVQVPPNLAPAREVVDCGIDDLGGVSPVTVDHVNPEYEWPGLDELRAVADHAGVPLRERLPVYDRYATDEWLSEPIGAAIAAPDAAGERYRAVRDRGTNPTSPPSH